A region from the Mycolicibacterium litorale genome encodes:
- the rpsO gene encoding 30S ribosomal protein S15, which produces MALTAEQKKEILGQYGLHESDTGSPEAQVALLTKRISDLTEHLKQHKHDHHSRRGLLLLVGRRRRLLKYVAQVDVERYRSLIERLGLRR; this is translated from the coding sequence GTGGCGCTTACCGCCGAGCAGAAAAAAGAGATCCTGGGCCAGTACGGCCTGCACGAGAGCGACACCGGCTCTCCCGAGGCGCAGGTCGCGTTGCTGACCAAGCGCATCTCGGATCTCACCGAGCACCTCAAGCAGCACAAGCACGACCACCACTCGCGGCGCGGTCTGCTGCTGCTGGTCGGTCGTCGCCGCCGGCTGCTGAAGTACGTGGCCCAGGTCGACGTCGAGCGTTACCGCTCGCTGATCGAGAGGCTGGGGCTGCGCCGCTGA